Proteins from a single region of Thermococcus sp. CX2:
- a CDS encoding geranylgeranyl reductase family protein translates to MKYDVVVVGAGIAGPIVARNVAKAGFSVLLIDKKSAIGTPKQCAEGISKTVFEKYDIPYDRRFINREIYGAKLYSPSGYELELRYKEVSGVILERKVFDKMLAYYAAKAGADVLARTEAMDVIRKDGKIAGIKAKHEDEPVEIYADIIVAADGVESMVARWAGINTYAPPHEFDSSYEYEMLIEGFDPDLIHLWFGNEIAPRGYVWVFPKDEDRANVGIGINSDNPQTAKYYLDKWLKENNIPAKKLLEVNVGVVPVGGFVKELAKDNVVVVGDAARQVNPMHGGGMAEAMEAGTIAAKWIVKALEEENLELLKNYTTEWWETDGKRLERVLKVRRVTEKLTDEDLDLFIQLLSGADAEKIAGGDYVEVIKALLKHPKVLMSKRRLSLLKELL, encoded by the coding sequence ATGAAGTACGATGTAGTAGTTGTCGGCGCAGGAATCGCCGGCCCAATCGTCGCGAGAAACGTTGCTAAAGCCGGCTTTTCCGTTCTGCTCATCGATAAGAAGTCCGCGATAGGCACTCCAAAGCAGTGCGCCGAGGGAATAAGCAAGACGGTCTTTGAGAAGTACGACATACCCTACGACAGGCGCTTCATCAACCGCGAAATTTACGGTGCCAAACTCTACTCCCCAAGCGGCTACGAACTCGAGCTCAGATACAAGGAAGTCAGCGGTGTAATCCTCGAGAGGAAGGTCTTCGACAAGATGCTTGCTTATTACGCCGCCAAAGCTGGGGCCGACGTTCTGGCCAGAACCGAGGCAATGGACGTCATAAGGAAGGACGGAAAGATAGCGGGAATAAAGGCCAAGCACGAGGACGAGCCCGTTGAGATTTACGCCGATATAATCGTTGCTGCCGATGGCGTTGAGAGCATGGTCGCCAGGTGGGCGGGCATAAACACCTACGCTCCACCACACGAGTTCGACTCAAGCTATGAGTACGAGATGCTCATCGAAGGCTTTGACCCCGACCTAATCCACCTCTGGTTCGGCAACGAGATAGCTCCCCGTGGTTACGTCTGGGTCTTCCCCAAGGATGAGGACAGGGCTAACGTCGGAATAGGTATAAACTCCGACAATCCCCAGACGGCCAAGTACTACCTCGACAAGTGGCTCAAGGAGAATAATATCCCCGCCAAAAAGCTCCTGGAGGTAAACGTCGGCGTCGTTCCGGTTGGCGGCTTCGTCAAAGAGCTCGCCAAGGACAACGTCGTCGTTGTAGGCGATGCCGCCAGGCAGGTCAACCCGATGCACGGTGGCGGAATGGCAGAGGCCATGGAAGCTGGCACGATAGCAGCCAAGTGGATAGTGAAGGCACTCGAGGAGGAAAACCTGGAGCTGCTCAAGAACTACACGACTGAGTGGTGGGAGACCGACGGAAAGAGGCTTGAGAGGGTTCTGAAGGTCAGGCGCGTCACTGAAAAACTCACCGATGAGGATCTCGACCTCTTCATCCAGCTGCTCAGTGGTGCGGATGCCGAAAAGATAGCGGGCGGAGACTACGTCGAGGTCATCAAGGCCCTCCTCAAGCACCCCAAGGTGCTCATGAGCAAGAGGAGGCTGAGCCTCCTGAAGGAGCTTCTCTGA
- the cas1b gene encoding type I-B CRISPR-associated endonuclease Cas1b, with translation MRKRSITILSDGTLFRRENTLYFENKEGRKPLAVEGIYDIYIYGHVTITSQALHFLAQKGIAVHFFNHYGHYDGSFYPRESLHSGELVIRQAEHYLDREKRLKLAKLFVIGGAKNMERNLKRWKVEANFSDLLDELGDAKKITEIMNIEARIRQEYHALWDEHLPDGFKIVKRTRRPPQNEMNALISFLNSRLYATIVSELYNTQLVPTVSYLHEPSERRFSLALDLSEIFKPILVDRIANRLVKQGIVKKGHFREDLNGILLTKNGMKKVIEVYNKEIRTSVKHPKLKKNVTKQRLIRLEAYKLIRHLVGVAEYEPLVAWF, from the coding sequence ATGAGAAAGCGCTCTATCACCATACTTTCGGACGGAACGCTTTTCCGCAGGGAGAACACCCTTTACTTCGAGAACAAAGAGGGGAGAAAGCCCCTCGCAGTGGAGGGCATTTATGACATCTACATCTACGGCCACGTGACAATAACCTCCCAGGCTTTGCATTTCCTCGCTCAGAAAGGGATAGCTGTTCACTTCTTCAACCACTACGGCCACTATGACGGCAGCTTTTATCCAAGAGAGAGCCTGCACTCTGGTGAGCTGGTGATACGGCAGGCGGAGCATTACCTCGACAGAGAAAAGAGGCTTAAGTTAGCCAAGCTCTTTGTCATCGGAGGAGCAAAAAACATGGAGCGCAACTTAAAGCGCTGGAAGGTTGAGGCGAACTTCTCGGATCTCCTCGATGAGCTTGGGGATGCGAAAAAGATAACCGAAATAATGAACATTGAGGCGAGGATAAGGCAGGAGTACCATGCCCTCTGGGACGAGCATCTGCCCGATGGCTTCAAGATAGTCAAGCGCACGAGGAGGCCGCCTCAGAACGAGATGAACGCGCTGATAAGCTTCCTCAACTCCAGGCTTTACGCCACCATAGTGAGCGAGCTCTATAACACCCAGCTCGTCCCAACGGTGAGCTACCTCCACGAGCCGAGCGAGAGGCGCTTTTCCTTGGCTCTTGACTTAAGCGAGATTTTCAAGCCGATACTTGTGGACAGGATAGCCAACCGACTCGTGAAGCAGGGGATCGTCAAAAAGGGGCACTTCAGGGAGGATCTCAACGGCATCCTGCTCACCAAGAACGGAATGAAGAAGGTAATCGAGGTCTACAACAAGGAAATTAGAACGAGTGTGAAGCACCCAAAGCTGAAGAAGAACGTAACGAAGCAGCGCTTGATCAGGCTTGAGGCGTATAAGCTGATAAGACACCTTGTAGGAGTTGCTGAGTATGAGCCGCTTGTGGCGTGGTTTTAG
- the cas2 gene encoding CRISPR-associated endonuclease Cas2, with protein MYVVIVYDVAVERVNKVKKFLRQYLHWVQNSVFEGEVTLAEFERIKAGIKDLIDEDEDSVIIYKLRSKPKRESLGVEKNPLEDIL; from the coding sequence ATGTACGTGGTAATCGTCTACGATGTGGCCGTTGAGAGGGTGAACAAGGTCAAAAAGTTCCTCCGCCAGTATCTTCACTGGGTTCAGAACAGCGTCTTTGAGGGCGAGGTAACCCTGGCCGAGTTCGAACGCATAAAGGCAGGCATTAAAGACCTCATTGATGAGGATGAAGATTCTGTGATCATCTACAAGCTCCGCTCAAAGCCGAAAAGGGAAAGCCTTGGAGTGGAGAAGAACCCGCTGGAGGACATTCTCTAA
- the cas4 gene encoding CRISPR-associated protein Cas4 produces MPSEYPHDELLIRGTEINYLFICPTKLWYFAKGITMEQESEWVDLGKFLHERRYGSEEKEVQIGSIKIDFIRRGDIIEVHEVKKSKSMEKAHEMQALYYLYYLKQHGIKAKAVLHYPQLKEINEITLDSREEEVEGAIREVERIKSLPRPPERVKTKKCKKCAYYELCWV; encoded by the coding sequence ATGCCCTCTGAATATCCTCACGACGAACTTCTCATCCGCGGCACCGAGATAAACTATCTCTTCATCTGCCCTACCAAGCTCTGGTACTTCGCTAAGGGCATCACGATGGAGCAGGAGAGCGAGTGGGTTGACCTCGGTAAATTCCTCCACGAACGGCGCTATGGCAGCGAGGAGAAGGAAGTTCAGATTGGGAGCATAAAGATAGACTTCATCCGCAGGGGCGACATCATAGAGGTTCACGAGGTCAAAAAGAGCAAATCCATGGAGAAGGCTCACGAGATGCAAGCGCTGTACTACCTTTACTACCTCAAGCAACACGGCATCAAAGCGAAGGCGGTTCTCCACTATCCGCAACTCAAGGAGATTAATGAGATAACGCTCGACAGCCGCGAGGAGGAAGTCGAGGGGGCAATCAGGGAAGTTGAGAGGATAAAGTCACTTCCGAGACCTCCAGAGCGAGTGAAGACCAAGAAGTGCAAGAAGTGCGCGTATTATGAGCTGTGCTGGGTTTGA
- a CDS encoding DUF362 domain-containing protein: MPEKIRIVVNEDRCYLCGGCAGVCPALAIKVSSTKWEFFQEKCISCRICINACPVGALTAEPLGVSE, translated from the coding sequence ATGCCGGAGAAGATTAGAATCGTTGTGAACGAAGACAGGTGCTACCTCTGCGGCGGATGTGCTGGCGTTTGTCCGGCGCTGGCCATAAAGGTCAGTTCAACGAAGTGGGAGTTCTTCCAGGAGAAGTGCATATCCTGCCGCATATGCATCAACGCCTGTCCCGTTGGAGCCCTAACCGCTGAACCCCTGGGGGTGTCCGAATGA
- a CDS encoding thioredoxin family protein: MGLISDGDKKVIREEFFSKMTNPVKIIGFIGKDHCQYCDQLKQLVQELSELSDKLSYEFYDFDSEEGRKLAEQYGIDRAPAITITQDGKDMGVRFFGLPAGHEFGAFLEDIVDVSNARTDLMPDTKEELAKVDRDVRILVFVTPTCPYCPLAVRMAHKFAIENTNAGKGKIKGDMVEAIEYPEWADQYSVMAVPKIVIQVDGEDKVQFEGAYPEKMFLEKLLAALE, encoded by the coding sequence ATGGGATTGATTAGCGATGGAGATAAGAAGGTCATCAGGGAGGAGTTCTTCTCCAAGATGACGAACCCAGTCAAGATTATCGGATTCATCGGCAAGGATCACTGCCAGTACTGTGACCAGCTGAAGCAGCTCGTCCAGGAACTCTCGGAGCTCAGCGACAAGCTCAGCTACGAGTTCTACGACTTCGACAGCGAGGAGGGCAGGAAGCTCGCCGAGCAGTACGGCATCGACCGCGCCCCGGCTATTACCATAACCCAGGACGGCAAGGACATGGGCGTCAGGTTCTTTGGCCTTCCGGCCGGCCACGAGTTCGGTGCCTTCCTTGAGGACATCGTCGATGTCAGCAACGCCCGGACCGACCTCATGCCCGATACGAAGGAGGAGCTTGCCAAGGTCGACAGGGACGTCAGGATACTCGTCTTCGTCACCCCGACCTGCCCGTACTGCCCGCTCGCGGTCAGGATGGCCCACAAGTTCGCCATCGAGAACACCAACGCCGGCAAGGGCAAGATAAAGGGCGACATGGTTGAGGCCATCGAGTATCCGGAGTGGGCCGACCAGTACAGCGTCATGGCCGTCCCGAAGATCGTCATCCAGGTGGACGGCGAGGACAAGGTTCAGTTCGAGGGAGCTTACCCGGAGAAGATGTTCCTCGAGAAGCTTTTGGCCGCCCTCGAGTGA
- a CDS encoding RNA ligase partner protein codes for MRFVLDTSIFVNPEIRRKFGDNPTEAMRTFLDYAERLFGRVEFYMPPGIYREVMHFVDEEELLPEIELYIIKKPPNVHDIKIPAFVVYELIDDIRRRIDKGLRVAEKAVRESVIETDNVDRIIQKLRRNYRKALREGIVDSKEDFELILLAKELDATIVSADVGILTWAQKMGIKWIDAANFREVLEGLVAKLGEEKNL; via the coding sequence ATGAGATTCGTGCTCGATACGAGCATCTTCGTCAATCCTGAGATAAGGCGCAAGTTCGGGGACAACCCAACCGAGGCTATGAGGACTTTCCTTGACTACGCCGAGAGGCTCTTCGGCAGGGTGGAGTTCTACATGCCCCCTGGAATCTACCGCGAGGTTATGCACTTTGTTGATGAGGAAGAGCTTTTGCCTGAAATTGAGCTCTACATCATAAAGAAGCCGCCCAACGTGCACGACATCAAAATCCCCGCCTTCGTCGTTTACGAGCTGATTGATGACATAAGGAGAAGAATAGACAAAGGCCTCCGCGTTGCGGAGAAGGCCGTCCGCGAGAGCGTCATAGAGACCGACAACGTGGACAGAATAATCCAGAAGCTGAGGCGGAACTACCGCAAAGCTCTTCGTGAGGGCATAGTGGACAGCAAGGAGGACTTTGAGCTGATTCTCCTTGCAAAAGAGCTCGATGCAACGATAGTATCAGCCGACGTTGGAATATTAACGTGGGCCCAGAAGATGGGCATAAAGTGGATAGACGCCGCTAACTTCAGGGAGGTCTTGGAAGGCCTCGTGGCGAAGCTGGGTGAAGAGAAAAATTTATAA
- the cas3 gene encoding CRISPR-associated helicase Cas3', with the protein MSQVTIDEFLKRENKNLEENATTKLFRLLKAKSGDKDALLIDHVNTALRRCAELYKFIERLGSAITYEPLRDPEKRNVLFKGLAKAIILHDLGKINLDFQRRLYGKEFPEELKELLEGSGNIKARHEILSILWSAGLLGDIDEEAKIRAAVLIHHYNEFFSDDKEFSHIVELYPEDVEKYLDFLTSKRKELERFLQDYLTAIKQQFDEDFIQEAVAEIKPDFSRIEALKEKVETWDDDLSESVPIYNPEGLDVDFLVFLGMLRRCDYSASGDFPIETVLDISKVFEDVEERIRERIEKKLRKTGLTLEELWQKKLLNRKDSDYLVVVAPTGSGKTELGVLWAKSRGKLVYTLPLRVALNDLYKRLSEEYFDDESVGLLHSTAFMEYVEGAGNDIEVEKKVNSAGLLAMPVMLSTPDQVFLTSLNYYGSDKVVSVYPESAIVVDEVQTYTPEMAAVFLKTLQLIKEAKGKVLVITATLPPHIGHFLEKEGFEIVDVLEEARKHGLNVKNLHLKRHCVKLVEGSLFRYSKEGVSFDGFQEVLLAIKDFEEHEFRSVLIVLNNVKKAVEAYRELSEKLNGWSVHLLHSRLPEKRKSEVILELKSRLNAGERVILVATQVVEASVDLDFDAMITEISPIDSQVQRWGRVYRNRDTDYAVNSPNIIVFSGVDRGTSAVYGQGIGREVLQKTAKIIKSLEGKTIDYEAERNAINEVYSGGILEEYTRQIKELLRKLDYFTLEKKTEAQRVFRQIGGIYFVIPQLMVWYGKKYGDETAKVFGEVLSESRNWSKSWAEIRDLISKELNGQKPNKWELRKLLQEFSVSVPVWTVLKDAHLLNAIKGRSFKGFPVLRNLDERQLEILWERGIDAAFGEDMDAEDIL; encoded by the coding sequence ATGTCTCAGGTTACAATAGACGAGTTTCTCAAGAGAGAAAATAAAAATCTGGAAGAAAACGCTACCACTAAGCTGTTCCGTCTTCTCAAGGCAAAAAGTGGCGATAAAGATGCTCTCTTGATTGACCATGTGAACACCGCATTGAGAAGATGTGCCGAGCTGTATAAATTCATTGAACGCCTTGGAAGTGCGATAACCTATGAACCTCTCAGAGATCCAGAAAAAAGGAACGTGCTCTTCAAAGGGCTCGCAAAGGCAATAATCCTCCATGACCTCGGCAAGATAAACCTTGACTTCCAAAGGAGACTCTACGGAAAAGAGTTTCCAGAAGAACTTAAGGAACTTCTCGAGGGAAGTGGAAACATAAAAGCTCGACATGAGATTCTCTCCATTCTTTGGAGTGCAGGGCTTCTTGGGGACATAGATGAGGAAGCAAAGATAAGGGCGGCAGTTCTTATCCATCACTATAACGAGTTCTTCTCAGATGACAAAGAGTTCTCGCACATAGTCGAACTTTACCCTGAGGACGTTGAGAAGTATCTTGACTTTTTGACATCGAAGCGTAAAGAGCTTGAGAGATTTTTGCAGGACTACCTCACAGCCATAAAGCAGCAATTTGACGAAGACTTCATCCAGGAGGCAGTAGCTGAGATAAAACCCGATTTCTCTCGCATAGAGGCACTAAAGGAGAAAGTGGAAACGTGGGATGATGACCTTTCAGAGAGCGTTCCAATCTACAATCCTGAGGGACTTGACGTTGACTTCCTCGTTTTCCTCGGCATGCTTAGGAGATGCGACTATTCTGCGAGCGGGGACTTTCCTATTGAGACCGTGCTCGACATTTCAAAGGTCTTTGAGGACGTTGAGGAGAGAATCAGGGAAAGAATTGAGAAGAAGCTGAGGAAGACAGGGCTCACTCTCGAAGAACTCTGGCAGAAGAAGCTGCTCAATAGAAAGGATTCGGACTACCTCGTCGTCGTTGCACCCACAGGATCTGGAAAGACTGAACTTGGCGTTCTCTGGGCAAAGAGCAGAGGCAAGCTCGTTTACACGCTCCCGCTCAGGGTTGCACTCAACGACCTCTACAAGAGGCTTTCAGAGGAGTACTTTGACGACGAATCTGTGGGCTTGCTTCACTCGACGGCATTCATGGAATACGTCGAAGGTGCCGGAAACGACATCGAGGTTGAGAAGAAGGTGAACTCCGCTGGGCTTTTGGCAATGCCTGTGATGCTCTCGACGCCCGATCAGGTGTTTCTGACTTCCCTAAATTACTACGGCTCCGATAAGGTTGTCTCAGTTTATCCTGAATCAGCCATAGTCGTGGACGAGGTTCAAACTTACACCCCAGAAATGGCGGCGGTCTTTCTGAAGACACTTCAACTCATAAAAGAAGCTAAGGGAAAAGTGCTTGTAATTACCGCGACGCTGCCACCACACATAGGACATTTTCTCGAAAAAGAGGGCTTTGAAATCGTCGATGTCCTTGAAGAGGCGAGAAAACACGGGCTTAACGTCAAGAATCTCCATCTGAAAAGGCATTGCGTCAAACTCGTTGAGGGGAGTCTCTTCCGCTACTCCAAAGAGGGTGTTAGCTTTGATGGTTTTCAGGAGGTTCTTTTGGCTATCAAGGATTTTGAAGAACATGAGTTTAGAAGCGTCCTGATAGTACTTAACAACGTCAAAAAGGCAGTAGAAGCCTACAGGGAGCTCTCTGAGAAACTGAACGGGTGGAGTGTGCACCTTCTCCACTCCCGCCTGCCGGAGAAGAGGAAGTCCGAAGTAATTCTCGAACTCAAATCGAGGCTCAATGCCGGAGAAAGGGTCATCCTAGTGGCAACTCAAGTCGTTGAGGCATCGGTGGACTTGGACTTTGATGCCATGATAACCGAAATCTCGCCGATAGACAGCCAGGTGCAGAGATGGGGGAGGGTTTACAGAAATAGGGATACTGACTATGCCGTAAACTCACCCAATATCATTGTATTCTCTGGCGTTGATAGAGGGACAAGTGCAGTTTACGGCCAGGGAATCGGCAGAGAAGTCTTACAAAAAACCGCGAAGATCATCAAATCGCTCGAAGGAAAAACCATTGACTACGAAGCCGAGAGGAACGCGATAAACGAGGTCTACAGTGGAGGAATCCTTGAAGAGTATACAAGGCAGATTAAAGAGCTCCTTAGAAAGCTCGACTACTTTACACTTGAAAAGAAGACTGAGGCTCAGAGGGTCTTCCGTCAGATAGGTGGCATTTACTTTGTAATTCCGCAACTGATGGTATGGTACGGCAAAAAATACGGCGATGAAACTGCAAAGGTTTTTGGTGAGGTTCTCTCCGAATCTCGCAACTGGAGCAAGAGTTGGGCAGAGATTCGAGATCTTATTTCAAAAGAACTCAACGGCCAAAAACCTAACAAATGGGAACTCAGGAAACTCCTTCAAGAGTTCTCCGTGAGTGTCCCGGTGTGGACAGTACTCAAAGACGCTCACCTTTTGAACGCCATTAAAGGCAGAAGCTTCAAAGGGTTCCCGGTTCTCAGAAATCTGGATGAAAGACAACTCGAAATCCTCTGGGAACGTGGAATAGACGCGGCTTTCGGAGAGGACATGGATGCTGAGGACATTTTGTAA
- the topA gene encoding DNA topoisomerase I, which yields MVTLIIAEKPNVARKIAYALAEGKPIRKTIGKVAYYEFTRDGKKVIVAPAVGHLFSLAPKQKTYGYPVFDIEWVPVYVAEKGKSYAKDYIKALAKLAKQADEFIVACDYDTEGEVIGYTALKYACGVDPSKAKRMKFSALTKKDLLKAWYNLEPTINFGMADAGIARHVLDWYWGVNLSRALTSAIKRASGKWMVLSTGRVQGPTLKFLVDREKEIQNFKPTPYWVIKMLLEKNGEKYTATYEKERILDEDEAKRIVEEAKKGPAFVEKVEVRQQKRHPPVPFDLGTLQREAYSAFGYSPKKTLEIAQKLYEKGLQSYPRTSSQKLPKNLNFRSIIQNIAKLPEYKPFAHELLGKESLKPVEGKKDDPAHPAIYPTGELPKPGELTKDEQNIYDLVVRRFLALFMEPAVRETMKVIINSNNHRFILSGARTVKEGWLKVYGKYVKFDEVILPAFKEGEPVKVIQIKREKKKTKPPARYSPAAVIKRMEDLGIGTKATRAQILETLYARGYIEGKKKIKVTPLGMRVVEALERNVPDIVSVELTRAFEEKMEEIMAGKARKDEVIEDSKEQLVKILQEFREKEMDIGKALLETTGTGVITGKESTKRSGAVKELSEAEGREAKKAVEKEEKKPLVVGKCPKCGGDLVVRYNRKTGKRFVGCSNWPKCNVTYPLLQRGEIIPTNKTCCNGAPVVKIREKGREYEICLDMNCKDWRYKKEKK from the coding sequence ATGGTCACGCTCATCATCGCCGAGAAGCCGAACGTCGCCAGGAAGATCGCCTACGCTTTGGCAGAGGGTAAGCCGATCCGGAAGACCATAGGGAAGGTGGCCTACTACGAGTTCACCCGGGATGGGAAGAAGGTAATCGTCGCCCCGGCAGTCGGCCACCTCTTCTCGCTCGCCCCAAAGCAGAAGACCTACGGCTATCCAGTCTTTGACATAGAGTGGGTGCCTGTTTACGTGGCCGAGAAGGGGAAGAGCTATGCGAAAGACTACATAAAGGCCCTAGCGAAGCTCGCCAAGCAGGCGGACGAGTTTATTGTAGCTTGCGACTACGACACCGAGGGAGAGGTTATAGGCTATACTGCCCTTAAGTACGCCTGCGGTGTTGATCCCTCTAAGGCTAAGCGCATGAAGTTCTCGGCGTTGACGAAGAAAGACCTCCTCAAGGCCTGGTACAACCTCGAGCCGACGATAAACTTCGGTATGGCCGATGCTGGAATAGCGAGGCATGTTTTAGATTGGTACTGGGGCGTGAACCTATCGCGTGCCTTAACTTCGGCCATAAAGCGCGCGAGCGGCAAGTGGATGGTTCTTTCGACGGGCCGCGTTCAGGGCCCTACGCTCAAGTTCCTCGTCGATAGGGAGAAGGAAATCCAGAACTTCAAGCCCACCCCTTACTGGGTCATAAAAATGCTCCTCGAGAAGAACGGGGAGAAATACACTGCAACATACGAAAAGGAGCGCATCCTCGACGAAGATGAGGCGAAGCGCATAGTCGAGGAGGCCAAAAAGGGGCCTGCTTTCGTGGAAAAGGTCGAGGTGAGACAGCAGAAGAGACACCCGCCAGTTCCCTTTGACCTCGGAACTCTCCAGAGGGAGGCCTATTCTGCCTTCGGCTACTCTCCTAAGAAAACTTTAGAGATTGCGCAGAAGCTTTATGAGAAAGGTTTACAATCGTACCCCCGTACCTCCTCACAAAAGCTCCCCAAGAACCTCAACTTCCGCTCGATTATCCAGAACATAGCCAAGCTCCCGGAGTACAAACCCTTCGCCCACGAGCTCCTCGGGAAGGAGAGCCTCAAGCCCGTCGAAGGAAAAAAGGATGACCCGGCTCACCCAGCCATCTATCCGACGGGCGAACTTCCAAAGCCTGGTGAGCTGACGAAGGACGAGCAGAACATCTATGATCTGGTAGTCAGGCGTTTTCTGGCCCTCTTTATGGAACCGGCCGTAAGGGAGACGATGAAGGTCATCATCAACTCCAACAACCACCGCTTCATCCTGAGCGGTGCGAGGACCGTAAAGGAGGGCTGGCTCAAGGTTTATGGGAAGTATGTCAAGTTCGACGAGGTCATCCTGCCCGCCTTTAAGGAGGGCGAGCCTGTTAAGGTCATCCAGATAAAGCGCGAGAAGAAGAAAACGAAGCCTCCGGCGAGATATTCTCCCGCAGCCGTAATCAAGAGGATGGAGGATCTGGGCATAGGAACGAAAGCCACGCGCGCCCAGATACTTGAAACGCTCTACGCGAGGGGCTACATCGAGGGTAAGAAGAAGATAAAGGTCACCCCTCTTGGCATGCGCGTCGTCGAGGCCTTGGAGCGGAACGTTCCTGACATAGTCAGCGTCGAGCTGACGAGGGCCTTTGAGGAGAAGATGGAGGAGATAATGGCCGGCAAGGCCAGGAAGGATGAGGTCATTGAGGATAGCAAGGAGCAGCTCGTCAAAATCCTCCAGGAGTTCAGAGAGAAGGAGATGGACATAGGGAAGGCCCTGCTTGAGACCACTGGAACGGGAGTGATCACAGGCAAAGAAAGCACCAAGCGCTCTGGGGCCGTGAAGGAGCTTAGTGAGGCCGAGGGGAGGGAAGCCAAGAAGGCAGTGGAAAAAGAAGAGAAAAAGCCCCTTGTAGTTGGCAAGTGCCCCAAGTGCGGCGGCGATCTGGTCGTCAGATACAACAGGAAGACTGGAAAGCGCTTCGTTGGCTGCTCCAACTGGCCGAAGTGCAACGTTACCTACCCCCTCCTTCAGCGCGGCGAGATAATACCCACGAACAAGACCTGCTGCAACGGTGCTCCAGTGGTCAAAATCCGCGAGAAGGGAAGGGAATACGAAATCTGCCTCGACATGAACTGCAAGGATTGGAGATACAAGAAGGAAAAGAAGTGA
- a CDS encoding transcriptional regulator, whose amino-acid sequence MTEPDIFYILGNKVRRDLLSHLTCTECYFSFLSSKVSVSSTAVAKHLKIMEREGILKSYEREGPFIGPARKYYDIAISRTYVTTVTPNLFWYKGLDLGTPSIDKVEIDLTRIPPEHESLPGMVDSFLELRKELEKVLKALQAIESRRDKLMKEIKERYLKEIGDMTQLAILHYLLLNDEATVEELSDRLNLKEREVIVKAQELDRFIPLRIKDGIIKLDEEKLKQKLGGGEDAGED is encoded by the coding sequence ATGACTGAACCGGATATCTTTTACATATTGGGGAACAAGGTGAGGCGCGATCTGCTCAGTCACCTCACCTGTACCGAATGTTACTTTAGCTTTCTCAGCAGTAAAGTCAGCGTCTCTTCGACGGCTGTTGCCAAACACCTTAAAATAATGGAACGCGAAGGCATTCTCAAGTCTTATGAAAGGGAAGGGCCGTTCATTGGTCCCGCTAGAAAGTACTACGACATAGCCATCTCCAGAACTTACGTTACCACTGTAACTCCCAACCTCTTCTGGTACAAAGGGCTCGATCTCGGAACACCTTCGATCGATAAGGTGGAGATAGACCTCACCCGTATACCTCCCGAGCACGAGAGTCTCCCAGGCATGGTTGATTCGTTCCTCGAGCTCAGGAAAGAGCTTGAAAAGGTTCTTAAAGCCCTCCAGGCGATTGAGAGCAGAAGGGACAAACTGATGAAGGAGATAAAGGAGCGCTACCTCAAAGAGATAGGCGACATGACCCAGCTCGCTATTCTGCACTACCTGCTCCTCAACGATGAAGCGACCGTTGAGGAGCTGAGCGACAGGCTGAACCTCAAGGAGAGGGAAGTCATCGTCAAGGCCCAAGAACTGGACAGATTCATACCGTTAAGGATAAAAGACGGGATCATCAAACTCGATGAGGAAAAGCTGAAACAAAAGCTCGGCGGTGGAGAAGATGCCGGAGAAGATTAG